A genomic window from Nocardioides sp. BP30 includes:
- a CDS encoding beta-propeller domain-containing protein, with translation MTDLDDLWARYPVPDAPLEDLLARGRRETRLRAARREASARRRRLVIRPLLVAGVVAAVGSAYAVGAHGGLFGGLGGAGGGSGQGAASSARDGGAGADAGLRASAFQADLHPATSCAALLADYRSRAAEQVSAYGLEASVHALAAVGDALGSPLASLPSPAVAGPSEGVASSATGTNVQEAGVDEPDEVKTDGSLLVRIADGTLTTYDVSGSAVSVVSHLRLPRLSGGQILLSGTTVVAVGLDTERTRAAGTRVETVSIADPHHPALLSDVRYSGTSVSARQHGTTIRLVLTQGAPSLPFVHPHAGLSTEEALTRNRAIVARSTLADWLPTYDNGSGSRRLLDCAEVALPPSGLALGTESVVGFDVRTPTAVTAIGIAGQTTVAYESADHLYLAAGGAGCGPGSCAIAPGAAGPVRSAGPSSDEGDTTTIFQFDLSGTAATHVATGELKGFLAGRWSMDEAGGILRVAVTHDGDSKQASAVVTLRPLGRELVELGRVEGLGVGETLTAARWFDDLAIVSTARRTDPVYTVDLSDPAHPRIAGALHLPGYTTYFHPIGDDLLLGVGQSVAFSGANEDDEKAQVGLFDISDPGDVRRLDTAALPSWTWPLANDDPRAFTWSNDLHTAFTAFSTRHGVLLGEYRVDGSTMTSRTVRVSTGHDPGSVRTLELPDHRVLLVAGSRVSFLDL, from the coding sequence ATGACGGACCTCGACGACCTGTGGGCCCGGTACCCGGTCCCGGACGCTCCCCTGGAGGACCTGCTCGCACGCGGGCGCCGCGAGACGCGGCTGCGGGCCGCGCGGCGCGAGGCGTCGGCGCGACGACGGCGTCTCGTCATCCGCCCACTGCTCGTCGCCGGGGTGGTCGCGGCAGTGGGCTCGGCGTACGCCGTGGGGGCGCACGGCGGCCTGTTCGGCGGACTCGGTGGCGCCGGTGGTGGGTCCGGCCAGGGTGCCGCTTCCAGCGCGCGGGACGGCGGCGCCGGCGCCGACGCGGGATTGCGTGCCAGCGCTTTCCAGGCCGACCTCCACCCCGCGACGTCGTGCGCCGCGCTGCTCGCCGACTACCGCAGCCGGGCCGCCGAGCAGGTGAGCGCCTACGGCCTGGAAGCATCGGTCCACGCTCTGGCCGCCGTCGGGGACGCTCTCGGGTCACCGCTGGCGAGCCTGCCGTCCCCGGCCGTCGCCGGACCCTCGGAGGGTGTGGCGAGCTCGGCCACCGGCACCAACGTCCAGGAGGCCGGTGTCGACGAGCCCGACGAGGTCAAGACGGACGGCTCGCTCCTGGTCCGGATCGCCGACGGCACCCTGACCACCTACGACGTGAGCGGCTCGGCGGTGAGCGTCGTGTCACACCTCCGGCTCCCCCGGCTGAGCGGCGGCCAGATCCTGCTCAGCGGCACGACCGTCGTCGCCGTGGGGCTGGACACCGAGCGGACGCGCGCCGCAGGCACCCGCGTCGAGACGGTCTCGATCGCCGATCCGCACCATCCGGCGCTGCTCTCGGACGTCCGCTACTCCGGCACCTCGGTCTCGGCACGCCAGCACGGCACGACGATCCGACTGGTGCTCACCCAAGGTGCGCCGAGCCTGCCGTTCGTCCACCCCCACGCCGGCCTGAGCACCGAGGAGGCGCTCACGCGCAACCGCGCGATCGTGGCGCGCTCGACCCTGGCCGACTGGCTGCCGACGTACGACAACGGGTCGGGCAGCCGCCGCCTCCTCGACTGCGCCGAGGTGGCACTGCCCCCGTCGGGTCTCGCACTCGGCACCGAGAGCGTCGTCGGGTTCGACGTGCGCACCCCGACAGCGGTCACGGCGATCGGCATCGCCGGACAGACCACCGTCGCGTATGAGTCGGCGGACCACCTGTATCTGGCCGCCGGTGGCGCAGGCTGCGGGCCGGGCTCGTGCGCGATCGCTCCCGGAGCGGCCGGACCCGTCCGATCCGCGGGCCCGTCCTCGGACGAGGGCGACACCACGACGATCTTCCAGTTCGACCTGTCCGGAACCGCAGCGACCCACGTCGCGACCGGTGAGCTGAAGGGCTTCCTCGCGGGTCGGTGGTCGATGGACGAGGCCGGCGGCATCCTCCGCGTCGCCGTGACCCACGACGGCGACAGCAAGCAGGCGAGCGCCGTCGTGACGCTCAGGCCGCTCGGCCGCGAGCTCGTCGAGCTGGGCCGGGTCGAGGGCCTGGGGGTGGGCGAGACGCTGACAGCGGCACGGTGGTTCGACGACCTGGCGATCGTCTCCACGGCGCGGCGGACCGACCCGGTCTACACCGTCGACCTCTCGGATCCCGCCCATCCCCGTATCGCCGGCGCGCTCCACCTCCCGGGCTACACGACCTACTTCCACCCGATCGGGGACGATCTGCTGCTCGGCGTCGGTCAGAGCGTCGCCTTCTCCGGTGCGAACGAGGATGACGAGAAGGCGCAGGTAGGGCTCTTCGACATCAGTGATCCCGGTGACGTACGGCGTCTGGACACGGCCGCCCTGCCGAGCTGGACATGGCCGCTCGCGAACGACGACCCGCGTGCCTTCACCTGGTCGAACGACCTGCACACGGCCTTCACCGCGTTCTCCACGCGCCACGGCGTGCTCCTGGGCGAATACCGCGTCGACGGCAGCACCATGACCAGCCGGACGGTCCGGGTGAGCACCGGCCACGACCCCGGTTCGGTCCGCACCCTCGAGCTGCCGGACCACCGCGTCCTGCTGGTCGCCGGGAGCCGGGTCTCGTTCCTGGACCTGTGA
- a CDS encoding SigE family RNA polymerase sigma factor, whose translation MQHEREYAAFVAERWPTLLRSAVFLGATPDEAEDLVQVTLVLCYRKWHLVRTAENRDGYVYRMLLNVLRSDRRSAWHRIRSPREATDQPVADTTEATEIADAVHRALATLSKEQREVVVLRYFVQLSEAQTAAALGIPAGTVKSRLARSLAQLSANDHLADVTGGRS comes from the coding sequence ATGCAGCACGAGCGGGAGTACGCCGCGTTCGTCGCCGAACGCTGGCCGACGCTGCTGCGCTCCGCCGTGTTCCTCGGCGCCACTCCGGACGAGGCCGAGGACCTGGTCCAGGTCACGCTGGTGCTCTGCTACCGCAAGTGGCACCTGGTCCGAACCGCCGAGAACCGGGACGGCTACGTGTACCGCATGCTGCTCAACGTGCTGCGCTCGGACCGCCGCTCAGCCTGGCACCGCATCCGCAGTCCCCGCGAGGCCACCGATCAGCCCGTGGCCGACACCACGGAGGCCACCGAGATCGCCGATGCTGTCCACCGGGCGCTCGCGACCCTGTCGAAGGAGCAGCGCGAGGTGGTCGTGCTGCGCTACTTCGTGCAGCTCAGCGAGGCTCAGACCGCGGCCGCGCTCGGCATTCCCGCGGGCACCGTGAAGAGCCGACTCGCCCGCTCCCTGGCGCAGCTGAGCGCCAACGACCATCTCGCCGACGTCACCGGAGGCAGGTCATGA